AGGTTCAATAAAGGCCCCATGTCAGGACGGCTGGGAGGAAGCTCGCTGTGGAACATTCCAGGCCAGTGGCAAGAcaccccccatcctcctcccccgaTGGAGGCCTCCCAgcaagtccccccacccccgccccagctcccTGGAGTGCCAAGGGGAGCAGAGTCAGCGAGACCGGGAGTGGACGGGGGTCTGACATCGGGCCCACCCCGCCGGGGGTCTGGGGGCTGCACCCAGGAGAGTGGCAGGGGGGCCGGACCTGGGCCAACAATGCCCCCTTTTACAGAGACAAGGCCTGGAGGCCGGGGCAGACATGGGCTGGGCGGTCACAGAACTGGCATCACCCAGGGGGTTATGCGGTTTGGGAATCTGGCTCCCGGGTTCAAGAGGTGCGGGGTCTGGGGGGGCCTGGGGGTCCGCAGCGGCGGAGGATGGGGGACGTGGTGCAGGAGTCCCTGGGGCAGGACGGTGGGGGTGGCTGGGTCTGGCGGGCAGGACTCCGCTGGGGGGGGCGGTCCCAGGGCCAGGGAGGGCTGAGGGGTGGATGGGGCCGCAGGGTCCCAGGGGCGCTGGGGCTCAGGGGAGCTGGCGCGGCCGGTCCCTGCAGCGGCTGGGTCCCGGGGATGGGCCGGTGGGGGGATCCCGGGGCCGGGCGCGGGCCCGGGGCGGCCCACCTGTGCGCCGGGATGCGCTGCGCGCCGAGCCCCTTGCCCACCAGGAAGTGCACGTCGCAGAGCACGTCGCTGTTGAAGAGGAAGGCGAAGCGCTCCTTCAGCGTGGGCTTGGTGGCCTGCCAGTTGTACGCGGGCTCGCGCAGCAGCGCCGCCGCCCCCGGCTCCTCGGCCGCCCGCTCCGCGCCCGCCGCGGCCTGCgcgcccggccccggccccggccccggccccggccccggcgcgGGGGGCGgcccgggggcggcgggggccggggcggcggcggcggcggcggcggcggcggcggcagcggcggcggcggccgcgttgccgggggcgggggcggcgttGGCGCTGGGCCCGGGGCCGCCCCCCGCGCCCGGGCCGACCCCCGGCGGGCACGACGCGCGCCCGCCGCTCCCACCCGCCGCCATCTTGTCGGTGCGGCGGCCGCGGGGCGGGGCgacgggaggggaggggagagggaggggcggggcgaggggcggggcgaggggagcggaggggaggggagagggaggggatatgaaggggcggggcgaggggaaggggctggcggaggggcggggagggggcgggcagggggaggaggggcgggcAGGCGGAAGGGGCGGAGAGACGGGCCGCGCCCGGGGCCGGACACCGCAGGGGAAGGGCAGGCGGGGCCTGACCCCCTGGACTGCTGGCCGCGGCCGTAGCGTCCGGGCACCCCAGTGCTCCGCAGAGGGGACACGGGGAGGTCGGAGAGCATGAGTCCGGGCTCCTTGGGTCACCGGGGGGGGGCAAAATCGGGAGCTGCGCTGGGGGCGGGGTCCCCGGAGGAAGGGCCGCTGACCGCTGACCAGCGCTCAGGAAGAGCGTCTTCCCTTCCAGCTCCTGGAGCCACATCAGGGTGGCCAGAAGGCCGGGTGGAAGGGTCACGGCCGGCGGCACAGGCCCATCCCCGTAGGTGGGCGTGAGGCTCTCCTCTGGCCCTTACCTGAACACGGGACTTCACGACACCCTTGCACATCTGCGACAATGTAGCGTCTGATGAGGGTCtgggcgcccccgcccccgcacaCACACCCCCGTCTCGGCCTGGTCGTTCCCGTGGAGAAGGGATTTttgttgggggcaggggtgaaTGCCCCGGCGACACCCAGGAGAGCCACAGGCAAGACACCCCGCCTCAGTGCGCAGTCCCAAATCTTGATCAGCTCCTTACCTCCAAAGCACACGCTGAATGGGGTCCCCGTTCCTGGATCCCAGCGCGGCCAGCTCCCCGGCGCCCAGCCCAAGCGGTCATCCAGGCCCCAAGCTCGATGTACTGCTATGCTGCACCGGCTTGAGATTTGTAGTAATTTCGGAACGAGGGACTCCGTGCTTTACCTttgccctgcccctgcttctcAGGACAGCCCCAGCCTCCACCACGTACCCCTCCTTGCCCTGTAGAATCTGGTCTCCTCCAAGCTTAATCCGGGGCTCAGAGCCTTCAGGGTTTTCCTTCCACGGACAGCCAGTCCCTGCCCCTGGGGACGAAGCCAGCCCCTCACGGCCGTGCTGCCGCCCGCGGCCTTGGCCACGGGATGGAACAAACACCTCCTGTGCACGAGCTCACTCTGCTCTTTTGGGGTGAGAAATTGACCCAAGGCCAAAGCACCAGCTTATAACCATGGACACAGGCAGTCCCAACCTGGGGGTAATTTATCATTCTAGAAGTATACAGGAGGGAATCTTGGAAATgccagaaaaatacagaaaagcatgtGACGATCACCCATTGTCTCACTATCCGAAAATAACTAGGGTAAGCTTTTTAGTGTATTTCTTTAttggccctttttttttaaatttcttgttgGTTTTTACAAAGAGTAGGATTTTTATATAGTTGGGATCCCCCTGAGTCTGTTCCGTGTGGTAAGAGGATAGCAGATTTTTTATGTGGGGGTGCTGAGAAATGCTTCACTGGAATAAATCAGGCCTGTATATAGTATGATCCTTGTTCCTGCCCTTTGATTCGTGCCATTCAGACTCGGGTAGTTTTAATTCATTGTAATCATGATTGATGACAGATACGTCTGTGTGGGCTCCTGTGTGCCTTCAACACTGCCCCGTGGAGAGGCTCACCTGCCTTCTTGCAGTGACATAGTCCAAGCCCGTAGTGCATCTTCCCTGCCCCGAAACACGTGGCCAGTTGTTCTCCAGAGACACCCCCATGCCCTAGGGATGGAGAAGAGTATCCGTGACTGCAGTGTGGGTGTTGGAGACACATCTTCAATGACTGCCGCTAGTTTTTGGTGCAGAACCTTTAATGGCTACCTAAGTGATCAGGTAGAAACGGTCGATTTTGAAGAGGGTGAGTTCCTATTGCTGTTTCCAATTTAGCTCCAATGATAGCAGGTGTCCTCTGAAGCAGGTGTCCTCAGCGAATATGGCCTGCCTGAGCGCTAGACCCAGcccctcacttctttttttttttaaagattttatttttatttatttgacagagagagatcacaagtagttagagaggcaggcagagagagagagagggaagcaggctccctgctgagcagagagcctgatacgggactcgatcccaggaccccgagatcatgacctgagccgaaggcagtggcttaacccactgagccacccaggcgcccgcccctCACTTCTTATtgtaaaaaaagttttattggcacagaGACATGCCCATTCATTTGCAAgttgtctctgcctgcttcccagcTTCCAGGGCAGATGTGAGTAGTTACCACAGAGACCAAAGGGCAGACAAAGCCCTTTACAGAGAATATTGGCAAACCGTCCTCAGTAGCTGCCTACCTTGATTTTTTAGCCCCTCacccaaaatataatttttcctttttcttttatcatttggCAAACCATGTAAGTTTCTGAATGTCCTGATCATAGCTTGTGTGATTTCATGTTCACTTTACCTGTCAGCATAAACTACGAGGACAGCCCCTAGCAGTGATATCAAGGGTCTCTACAATCAGCCAAGGGTTGGGAATGAAGATCTAAGATGGCAGGAGCTGTGGGGTGGGCGTGAGCACTGGGCCCGCTGATGGCTTTGGGGACGGGGCACAGGACCAGTCCTTGTCCGTGAGTAGGTATGAGATTCCCAGGGATGCTGTTAACTCATGCCACAACCACAGCGGCTTAAATCATTTCTGTCTGacaattctggaggtcagaaggctgtggtggcctcaggggctaaaatcaaggtgtagTGTCGGTTCCCAACGGGCCCCTGTGCATGCCAGAcaaggagaaatggaaggaagaggcGGGCCGTTCCCGATGGGTAGATGGCGGGTTTATGAGCAAGGGAGCTCCCTTCCAAGGCTTGTCTAGCGCACCACACCTGCCTgccagaatcttttttaaaagattttacttatttaattgacagagacacagcgagagagggagcacaagcagggggagtgggagagggagaagcaggctgcccgctgagcagggagcctgatacccggggctccatcccaggaccctgagaccatgacctgagctgaaggcagacgcttaacaactgagccacccagccactcctcaagattttattcttaacaaTCTGTATGCGCAggttggggctcaaactcacaaccgtgagatcggTAGTCACAAGCTCCACGGACCGAGtcggccaggtgcccctggtagaTTTTATTCAAGCAGATACAGGGAATTCCAAAGTATTAGCCATTTCAGTTTGGGTGCAAAACTCCAGACCTTTGCAGGAATGAAAGCAGGGGACTGCTGCGGTCTCTGGCCTGCTCCGTCCATGGACTGGGTGACTCtcgatttcagggtcatgagttcgagccccacgttgagtatagagatcacttaaaaacaaaatcctggggcgcctgggtggctcagtggggtaaaaagtctctgccttcggctcaggtcatgatcccggtgtcttgggatggagccccgcatcgggctccctgctccgcgggaatcctgcttctccctctcccactgcccctgcttgtgtgcccttgctcgctgtctctctctctgtcaaataataaatacaatcttttaaaaaactaaaataaattaataaaataaaaataaaaagataaaataggtCATGTTTGACCCACCATGTTTCACCTTGTCGTAACTTCTCTATTgcagttaaatatatatatataagtaacacatagatacataaaaacacatattacataagtaaaatttataaaaataaatatttaggatacatataaatatgtacatatatctcTTGGCAACGCAGAAGGAAATATTCTGAAATGTGAGAAGTAAGTGTTGGCTTTTAACGCGCCACGTTTTTGCCGCGCTCCGCGGTCCTCCGGGAGATGCGGAGTTGAGCTGCGGaaccaggaggctgaggacacgCGGGCCCCAGGGGTGACCGGGGAAGGTCCGCAGGCCGTTCGCCTCGTCTGACTGACACTTTGCGCAGTGCGCCCACCCAACACCTGTGCCTCGTCTTCTTGCCCCAGACCTTGAGAAGGAGCTAGAATTTCGCCGCAGGGGGTCTTCGAACCACTTCCTGGCCTGTCTACACTGGCGGCGCCTCTAGAGGGCGCTGCTTAAACAGCCAAGCCCGGGAACAGGCGCCGTTTCTGGGGACCGAGGATGGAGGGCAGGGTCGGAGGTcattcccccccctcccccgccccggccaCTGCGCGACTCTAGGACCCTGGGGCTGTCGCACAGGGGTATACTCATTCGCACCAAAAATGTCTGacacaaggaaagaaaaggaaagtttgGCAAAAACATTTCAGGAGAGCAACTGACGGGGACCCGGACCTGATACCCGAAAACATGGCACTTTGGTGTGAGAACGACTTTGAGCTGCGAGCGTCTGAGCTCCTGAAATCCCTTATCTGCCAGAAAACGGAGCCTCCCAAAAGAATGCAATTGTCATAGATCCCTTCCGGGGATCAGGGTCTCCTCTCCGGGAAGAGAGGCGGGTGCCACTCCCAGACAGACTTTGTCACAAACTATCACCGCTCCCACTTATTCTCCGGAGGGCCGTTTATCATTCCCAAAATTCATTTGCTCTCCCATACGTGGCTTTTCTCCCCGCCCTTCCCCCGTCACGGTGTGCGGGCTGtcggatcccccccccccccccccgttcgtTTGCACTTTCACTTCTTCCTGTGATGCCTGAGCATATCAAATTCTAAATAAACAAAGCTGTGTGGCTCCTAGTAAAATGTCTTTCATCGTTTAATTGACAGGCCCCAGTACAGAACCTAAGAGGGTAGAGGAAAAGgcttccctcccccacacacctGAGGTTTGCCAGGGACATCAGCTGTGGGTCGAGGCTTCCAGGTTCCACTTGGCTTCCATTAGCCTGGGCTGAAGGTGGAAATAattccagccagccagcccagcCTTCTCCTTGACACCCTGGCCCAGGAAGGCCCCTCCTGCAAGCAGGTCAGTGACCCGGAACAGGGGAGGCCCCATCTGGTCACGTTTTAGTCTTGTTTAGTCTTGCGCCCGGCCGGACGGCAGGATCTGTTTGGGCATAGAACGGACTGTTCACGTGGCCTCCCGAGGTCACAAACTGAGTGCGTGACCAGGTTTGGGGGGGAGGAAGGACACACATTTGCGGGAAAAACAGCATCTCTTCGTGAAACTCTCACTCCCAGTCGGAGCGGTCGTGGGGTCGAGGTCACTAGTGGAAGAGGGGCGCAGGGTGCTGGGGTCTCGTTGTGCCGTGGGGCTCGGGCACCACGATCCAGGGTGAGTCAGAGCCCTCCAGACCCCCAGATGCCCAGATATGGCCAGGGGGGCGCCACCGCCCCAGGGTTCGAGCCCAAAGTGGTGCCTGGACTCCCATCGCAGGACAAGCGGCTTAGTCTCTGTGGAAGtcagggctggggggcggggggtctcAGCTCCTGCGGGCGTGTGTGCGCAGCTGTCGGGGCGCCCCAGGCCCGTCCTCCTCCCGCGGGTGCAGCCTGGGCAGCCGTCCTGGGGGCGGTGGCCACAGGGAGCGAAGGGAGCGGACCCGCGGGCCCTGCACCTGGCGGGCGGCCTGGACCTCGGGCCCCTGCGTGGTCCGCTGCACCTGCACCTCCGTTTCTAGCGGGAGCCTAGGGGCCACCCCCAGGTCCCGGGACTTTGCTGGCGCCGCTCCCCTGACCCGAGCCAGCACCTTGTGCTCTCGGCCCCTCAGGCAGCCTATGCCCCCTTCGCCAGGACTCAGAAGGAGCCGGGGGACCTGGGAGTAACATCCCCACGGGAGCAGCCCCACTCTGATGACTTGCAGGTGTGGGGTGGGcccccagctcccctgccccAGGAGGGACAGCCAATGTGTGACCCTTGTCCTCTCCAGACTTGCCCCTAGGGGACCTTGGGTGACGTCCCCCCTTTGCTCACCTGCCTTGCCGTCTGGCTTTGCGCCCCCCCAGCAACCCGGGGGGTTCTGATGTCGGAGGCGGGTAGTCCTCACCGGTGGGGCGTCCAGGCGCTGTGGGGGCTGAGCAGCACCCCCAGACCCCCATGCCAGGGGCAGCGCAGCATgacaacccaggcacccccagtcgtGGGCCCGTGCCACCGGGGGAAGTTGTCCCCGTAGGGAGTCCCCGCCCTGCTGGGTTTTCCCAGGGAATCCTGACAAACCTCCTTGTGTGCCGCTGGGGGACCCAGTCCCCGAGAGACAGCAAGGGGACAACTCCACGGGGGCCAGTTTCCggaggaagcagaagggcctCTGGGATTCGGGGTGATGGGTCAGATTGACGCACTGACGTGTCTCGACTCTCAGAGCAAACTCTGTTCCTACATCAGACCACTGCGGACACCGGCCGTCTAACGCCCAGCAAGCTCCCAGCCTGCCTGACTACTCCAGGATCCACGGATGAGTCTAGAGCAGACGCGGATATTCTGGAATGTTCCGGAAGCACTTGGTGCCGCTCTCAGGAACCACAGGGACTGGAATCCCacccctctccacccacccctcCTCACACTTGTCTTATCTCTCCCAGGACCTGGCGGATCCAAAGTCCTCCGAGTCACGAGATCCTTTCTTTATTGCTGAGACAGGCTTTGAGGTTCGCGTCCTCTGCCCCTGGTCCCGGAGGCGGCCTCCGAGGCCCGTGAGTCCTAACGTCTCTTTGCGCGAGGGAACAAGACCCAGGTTCGGGGACAAGCAGGAAGCCGGCCTTGCTGCGGAGGCAGGGACGTCGGTCTCGCTCTGTCCTCCGCCGTGTCTGAGAGGAGCAGCTCTCCAGCGGGGCCGGGGGGACACCGGCGCGAGGTTGTGAAGTCAACGTCATGGACAAAAGGCGGCCTCGCCCGTCCCCTCTGCGAAGAGGGGAGCCGACTCCTCCCTGGCCGCTCGTGCAGCGTGACGGAGGAGGCACGGTGGGTTCCCTTGTCCTCCGAGCCCCCTTCTCTGGAGGGCTCCCCCCGCACCGGCCCCAACTCCTGCTCCAGGACCGTCCTGGCAGAGGCCTGGACACAGCCGGGGCCCGGGTCACCCCTCAGCCGTGGACTGGGCCGGCCTGGAGTGCTGGACTCAGGGACGTCCCTGTCCCTTCTGCCCCACGGGGACGGTGGCTGCGAgcccggggggtggggagagatgagCGGCGGCCCAGCCGCCCAGACCCAGGGCCAGAAATACATCCACGTGCGTTCCcttgtcttgttttggtttttgctttatctttttaaaaatattactatgaTAAAAATGCACGTAACATGAATTCACCGCCTGGACCGTCTCTGCGCGCATGGCTCCGGGGCGGGAAGCACTCACACCCCCGCCCTCCGTCTCCTGAACTGTCCATCCCCCACACGGAGACTCCGTCCCCACGAAGCACggactccccagccctgccccagccccggcTCCCGACCCCTCCTCTCTGTGCGGACGGGACTCCTCCGGTGACCTCCTGGGAGTGGGGTCCTGCGGGACGGGTCCTTCGGGGTCTGGCTGCTTTCGCGGAGCCCCGCGTCCTCGGGTCCATTCGCTCAGTTGTCAGTATGTTCGCCAAGTTGTGCATCCGTCACTACGGCCTaattccagaaccttccatcaCCTGCAAGGAATCCCTTTCCCCAGAGAGGTgactccccagccccacccatccctgcccccacaaGCCCCTTCCCGTCCATGGAGGAGCCTGGTCTGGGCGTGTCACACGCGTGGACTCACACCCCGTGTGGCCTCCTGTGTCTGGTCCCCTCCCTGCGCATCCTGGGCTTGGGGTCTGTCCCCGGACAAACCACCCAGCTGAACCCTCCCCAAATTCCCGGTGTACGGAAGCAGGCGTAGAACACAAAGGTGGCATTAAGCTGGTGGGTTTGGGATTTTTTGTCAGGCAACCCCCCACGGAGCTCGCCCCTTGGCTCCCCAGAGCGGAATGGGCAGGGACGCTGTCCCCTCCTTGCTGCTGCACCTCTGTGGGCACCCAGCCTGGTCTGCACCCCCCGACGGACCCAGCTGCAAAGCCCAGCCCTCATCAGCTCTCCTGAGAAACCTCACGGGGATGGGTTGTGCCCGTTGGGCTAAGTGGGGACAGAGGGGACCCGTGCGGGCCGCCAGCCTCCTCCACTTCCCGGCCTCCcttgcctccttcccctcccagatGGTCCCTGCTGTCCCCGCAGAGAAACCCAGGCCTCCAGCTCCATTTCTCCCCACTCCCGAGCCTTGCATCCGGGCCCACGGAGGGGCCGGGATCCCCCCGACCCAGAGGCCGGACTCACGGGACCCGCCGAAGCCCCCCCCAGTTCTCCGACATCGTCATCGCCACCCCCCAGCGCACACGCCATGCGTGGAAACCTTTCGTTCGCTGGTGAATTTTTCAAGACCCACAGCACAAATGTCCTTTATGGATTTTCCTTCTGGGAAGTAAATTGTTCTGGATCTCCAGCAAATACACGCTTTAATTCCAGACAgaaaggcagaagggagggagaggggggttagGAGGGAAGGACAGACGGACAGGCAGGCGGGAGAGTGTTCTGAGAGGCCAGGAACGAAGTGGCCGCTCCTCATAGCCCCATGGCTCAGGCCGCGTACCCCGCTTCTCTGTGCGTGGGCTGGGCACGCGGCTGCTCTGTGCCCGGTTTCCCCGTCTGAGCACCGGCCCCCTCCCCGCTGGCCGTGGCCTCAGTACCCCGCTCCGGCCCCAAATGCAGGACGAGGCTCTCTCCTTGCCTCACTCCAGGGTGGGGGGTCCCAGAGACACACCCCCCCGGGGCCACTGGGCACCACGGGTATGAACTGCACCCGCGGAGGGAAAagtgtgggagagagggaggccctCTCCTGGGCCCGTGACACCCCTACCCCACTCTCCACCGGGCTGGACCGCAGGGATGTGGTGTCCTGGGGCTGACTTGGTAACAGGgttttgcaaaatgttaccaacggggagggggaggggaaccaGCTGCGGATCCCCAGCACAAGGACTGTCCCCGGGGACGCAGTGTGTGGACTCCCCTGACCCCAAGCCCGGGAGAGGCCCGTGTCCCCTCCCCTCGGTCCTGGCTCTCCCACCGGCAGCAGTCGGGAGCCGGTTTCTCGCCCTGCGTGCCTGGCACCAGGCTCAAGGGGAGCGACATGGCAGGACCAGAGACGGGGCAGGGCTGAGTCACTGAGCTGAGGGGCTCGGGTCAGGGCTTGGTCCCACAACCTTCTGTGGCCCCGACACCTTCAGGGGCCACCTCGCACGAGTGGACACGACGCTGGGGACGCCCTGCTCCTCCCGTGTCTCTGTGTCTCGGTGTCCTGGGCCGGGCAAGCCGTCTGTCCCCCTGCCCTGCTGGGTCCCAGCCTCCTGCTGCCTCACAGGGGGTCGCAGGAGGGAAACGGACTCGGCGTTGTCACACTCCACGTGGGGAACCCGAGTCTCCATGGGGAAACAACGGGCAGCACAGAAACCCCGAAGCATCTTCCGGAAGTTGCCACAAATCCCAGACACTGCGTGGGGAGGAGGGAAATGCCGGCCCCACGGACGCCAGCGACCTTCCGTCGGGGGTGAGTGCGACGCTGCGGCAGGCCAGCGTTCCCTCCGGAGGCAGCGCCGGAGAGGAGGGCGTGGGGCTGGGCTGGCCTACGGGAGAGCTGCCGTGGGGCGGGGGAGAGACAGGAGCCAACCCCGCAGAAGGCCCCCGTCCTGGGGCGGTGCACGTCTGCGCAGCCTcgtcccctgccttgggctgaTAAATTAGCCCTCGGGGCGTTACCTGGACACTGGCAGGTCCTATACAGACGCGCTCTGGTCGCCTTGTAACTCTAATCGAGGCGCAGACCACAGCTCACACCAGCGGCCTGTAGTCGTCACTGTTCTGTGTAACCGTCTCGCTCCAGAGAGTTCCGTCACCCCAAGAGGAAACGCCGTCCTACGGTGACGAGGGGACGTCAGCCATTGCGCCCCAGGCCGGGCTCCGACACCCACAGGGCCCCTGCCCGTCTGTGGGTGCGTtgctactttatttatttgagagcgcgTGAGCAAGGGTGTGCGCGtgcgtgggggaggggcagaccgGGGACCCCTGTCCGGGGCTccgtctcacgaccctgagatcaggacctgagccaaaatcaagagtcacatgcttagcggacccagccacccaggcgcccctactttattattacctttttttttttgaagattttatttatttatgtgacaaagatcacaagtaggcagagaggcagacagagagtgagagggaagcaggctccctgcggagcagagagcccgatgcggggctcgatcccaggaccctgggatcatgacccgagcccaaggcagaggcttaatccactgagccacccaggcgcccctattattactttttaataaaatttatttttaaaaagtctcagcTCTACAGAATTGTGACAATACTACGGCTTCCGTATGCCTGCCCGTTTCCCCATCATCAACCCCGAACATCAGCTTGGGTCCCTGCCTTGCCAAGGGGGTGCAGGGCACAGACCCGTGTCACGGACGAGATTTCCAGGGTGCTCGGTCCCAGTCCCGTCCACTTGCGCCCACCGGCCCGCATCAGCCAGGGTGCCCAAGGCCGGACGGCTCCGGGGCAGGGGGTGAGCCCCAAGCCACCCTCTCCATTGACCCAGGTGGCCACGGGGCCAGGGCGTCACCAGCCTGGGAAAGGctccctgtccctcctgctccGGGATTTTCCTGCGGctcctggaggagggagaggcggAAGGGGCAGCGTCCGAACCGTCCCCGAGGTAGGGCCCTGCCGGGCgggaagagacagggagaggtcAGTGGTGGGCC
The sequence above is a segment of the Meles meles chromosome 20, mMelMel3.1 paternal haplotype, whole genome shotgun sequence genome. Coding sequences within it:
- the LOC123932784 gene encoding uncharacterized protein LOC123932784, whose product is MLRGFCAARCFPMETRVPHVECDNAESVSLLRPPVRQQEAGTQQGRGTDGLPGPGHRDTETREEQGVPSVVSTRARWPLKVSGPQKASARTVLEQELGPVRGEPSREGGSEDKGTHRASSVTLHERPGRSRLPSSQRGRARPPFVHDVDFTTSRRCPPGPAGELLLSDTAEDRSGRLGACWALDGRCPQWSDVGTEFALRVETRQCVNLTHHPESQRPFCFLRKLAPVELSPCCLSGTGSPSGTQGGLSGFPGKTQQGGDSLRGQLPPVARAHDWGCLGCHAALPLAWGSGGAAQPPQRLDAPPVRTTRLRHQNPPGCWGGAKPDGKAGEQRGDVTQGPLGASLERTRVTHWLSLLGQGSWGPTPHLQVIRVGLLPWGCYSQVPRLLLSPGEGGIGCLRGREHKVLARVRGAAPAKSRDLGVAPRLPLETEVQVQRTTQGPEVQAARQVQGPRVRSLRSLWPPPPGRLPRLHPREEDGPGAPRQLRTHARRS